One Thermococcus kodakarensis KOD1 genomic window carries:
- a CDS encoding type I restriction endonuclease — protein MLGLESAVLTVMSRIGKHRSLYEKNEEAVKQHLIGEIMTALGWEWNNPEEVRPEERTEDGRADYALFLNGETVAFLEAKNLGVNILKRDEPLRQLARYCFSRGVKYGILSNGAVWIALKAFAEGTSLKDRVLFVVNLEEEPLERAVLKLSMLSKENLPKVEKLATLLKALEAAYSTLVSEGFSGDSLLHYLQARGPALLPVSALSGGEVVKALYIYENGWKPVPLGDRTLKGILLAVLDYLEARSEGRKAEEIKKVKKFLSSTEIPEEKILTILRGIEEDEGLKLAVEL, from the coding sequence ATGCTAGGGCTTGAGAGTGCAGTGCTTACTGTAATGTCCCGCATTGGCAAACACCGCTCCCTCTATGAGAAAAATGAGGAGGCCGTCAAACAGCACCTCATCGGGGAGATAATGACGGCCCTCGGCTGGGAGTGGAACAACCCTGAGGAAGTTCGACCGGAAGAGAGAACCGAGGACGGGAGAGCGGATTATGCGCTCTTTCTGAACGGTGAGACGGTTGCGTTCCTTGAGGCTAAAAACCTCGGCGTTAACATTCTGAAGCGGGACGAACCACTGAGACAGCTTGCAAGGTATTGCTTCAGCAGGGGCGTTAAATACGGAATACTGAGCAACGGAGCAGTCTGGATAGCCCTGAAGGCCTTCGCCGAGGGGACTTCGCTGAAAGACAGGGTTCTCTTCGTCGTGAACCTTGAGGAGGAACCCCTGGAGAGGGCCGTTCTCAAGCTCTCCATGCTCTCAAAGGAGAATCTGCCAAAGGTTGAGAAGCTGGCGACCCTCTTGAAAGCCCTGGAAGCAGCGTACAGCACGCTTGTCTCCGAGGGTTTTTCGGGAGATTCCCTCCTCCACTACCTGCAGGCGAGGGGGCCAGCTTTATTGCCTGTTTCAGCCTTAAGCGGCGGGGAAGTTGTGAAGGCCCTTTACATTTATGAAAACGGATGGAAGCCCGTCCCTCTTGGGGATAGAACGCTTAAAGGCATCCTTCTGGCTGTTTTAGACTACCTTGAGGCCCGCTCAGAGGGGAGAAAGGCCGAAGAAATCAAAAAGGTGAAAAAGTTCCTGAGCAGTACAGAGATTCCCGAAGAAAAGATACTCACAATTCTCAGGGGGATCGAAGAGGACGAAGGCCTCAAGCTGGCGGTGGAGTTATGA
- a CDS encoding DUF4855 domain-containing protein, with the protein MGYGRTFGLWYLKWDGRDFRSLMKYHGDTTMSTVQEKLREVGIDSLVILDTGWGIEGKSMIYTGDPGEDAYTLSEFLSENVTMPYYVEIPYYKYRSDTPRGPDYWKRWIDVFVISSDYNLRGFYWNYECPMMFEAKAVGASWETVISELANRIHEAGFEFIWIPYMHYTTKSEIEGKRVFKKDSYNHHAAYYFDWVFLQPNYYKGELLPANSDTLKQWKMYVDDAKENLRNYRGVDNIYYEFECDGAVLNNPVYRQRACDYVQVLGKPPRRAYYYDVRVEALEYLNGVCDYV; encoded by the coding sequence ATGGGATACGGGAGAACGTTTGGATTGTGGTACCTTAAGTGGGATGGAAGAGACTTCAGGAGCCTCATGAAGTATCACGGAGACACCACCATGAGCACCGTGCAGGAGAAGCTGAGGGAAGTGGGGATTGACAGCCTTGTTATCCTCGATACCGGTTGGGGCATAGAGGGTAAGTCCATGATCTACACCGGTGACCCCGGAGAAGATGCATACACCCTCTCGGAATTTCTGAGCGAGAACGTGACCATGCCTTACTACGTTGAGATACCCTACTACAAGTACAGATCGGACACTCCAAGGGGACCGGACTACTGGAAGCGATGGATTGATGTGTTCGTAATCTCCTCAGACTACAACCTCAGAGGGTTCTACTGGAATTACGAGTGCCCAATGATGTTCGAGGCCAAAGCAGTGGGAGCTTCCTGGGAGACCGTGATCTCTGAACTGGCCAACAGGATACACGAAGCCGGCTTTGAGTTCATATGGATACCTTACATGCATTATACTACTAAATCAGAAATAGAAGGGAAGAGGGTATTTAAAAAAGATTCATACAACCACCACGCCGCATACTACTTCGATTGGGTGTTTCTACAACCCAATTACTACAAGGGAGAGCTTCTCCCAGCCAACAGTGACACACTAAAACAGTGGAAGATGTATGTTGACGATGCCAAAGAGAACCTCCGCAATTACAGAGGCGTTGACAACATCTATTACGAGTTTGAATGCGATGGGGCAGTCCTCAACAACCCTGTGTACCGCCAGAGGGCCTGCGACTACGTCCAGGTTCTAGGAAAGCCTCCAAGAAGGGCCTATTATTATGATGTAAGGGTGGAAGCCCTGGAATACCTGAACGGGGTGTGCGATTATGTCTAA
- a CDS encoding class II glutamine amidotransferase, whose product MSENMCRILFARGIGQEVAPLFDALIKSAQNDPYREKRNKKTQHPDGWGYVLLREENVTHYRSVLPIFNDPNAENLLNSLTEEDSQVVLMAHARAASQGGKTLFNVQPFQFSTRHGFSFWFMHNGDLDKEALIWKAGFKGEELVNASDSYVFAAYLSKTIDNITPEEISRRFVLGLETTRTTLNTGTLFLLPDGSWSAFITAYMVNKYTNSLDDWNYARLIELKANDLYAVASSTLELYHEARWRTLNNGTAISISGDKIERFSLGDACGP is encoded by the coding sequence GTGAGTGAGAATATGTGCAGGATACTCTTTGCCCGCGGTATTGGACAGGAAGTTGCACCCCTTTTTGATGCCCTGATAAAATCCGCACAAAACGACCCGTACCGGGAGAAGAGGAACAAGAAGACCCAGCACCCCGACGGCTGGGGGTACGTCCTTCTGAGGGAAGAAAACGTTACCCACTACAGATCGGTTTTACCAATATTCAACGATCCCAATGCTGAGAACCTGCTTAATTCCCTCACGGAAGAGGATTCCCAAGTCGTGCTGATGGCACACGCCCGGGCCGCTTCGCAGGGTGGAAAGACCCTCTTCAACGTTCAGCCGTTCCAGTTCTCCACAAGACACGGTTTCTCCTTCTGGTTCATGCACAACGGCGATCTGGACAAAGAAGCGCTCATCTGGAAAGCGGGGTTTAAGGGAGAAGAGCTAGTCAATGCCTCTGACAGCTACGTATTCGCGGCGTATCTCTCCAAAACCATAGACAATATCACACCCGAAGAGATTTCCAGGAGGTTCGTGCTTGGGCTGGAAACTACCAGAACCACGCTGAACACGGGAACACTGTTTTTACTGCCCGATGGAAGCTGGAGCGCGTTTATAACTGCCTACATGGTGAACAAGTATACAAACAGCCTCGATGACTGGAACTATGCCAGGCTCATAGAGCTCAAAGCCAATGACCTGTACGCAGTGGCTTCGTCCACGCTGGAGCTGTACCACGAAGCCCGGTGGAGAACTCTCAACAACGGGACTGCGATTTCAATAAGCGGGGATAAAATCGAACGCTTCTCCCTGGGTGATGCCTGTGGACCTTAG
- a CDS encoding geranylgeranylglyceryl/heptaprenylglyceryl phosphate synthase, with protein sequence MLKLGKVETYIHEKLEREKLHFVLLDPDDVSPELAGELASMSEEVGVDAIMVGGSTGAEGEVLDSVVRAIKESSNLPVILFPGSHGGISKYADAIFFMSLLNSRNPFFITGAQALGAFQVKRYGIEPIPMAYLIIEPGETVGWVGDAKPIPRHKPKIAAAYALAGQYLGMRLVYLEAGSGAPQPVPPEMIGLVKRVIDVPLIVGGGIRTEEQARAAVKAGADIIVTGTAIEKAGSVEKAREKLEELNRGVKG encoded by the coding sequence ATGCTCAAGCTTGGAAAAGTCGAAACCTACATCCACGAGAAGCTGGAAAGGGAAAAGCTCCACTTCGTTCTCCTCGATCCAGACGACGTTTCCCCCGAACTTGCAGGAGAGCTGGCGAGTATGAGCGAAGAAGTTGGCGTTGATGCGATAATGGTTGGCGGCTCAACTGGGGCCGAGGGGGAAGTCCTCGACAGCGTTGTTAGGGCCATAAAGGAAAGCTCGAACCTTCCCGTAATTCTGTTTCCGGGTTCACACGGCGGGATAAGTAAGTACGCCGATGCGATTTTCTTCATGAGCCTTCTCAACTCGCGGAACCCGTTCTTCATAACGGGAGCCCAGGCGCTGGGAGCTTTTCAGGTCAAGCGATACGGCATAGAGCCGATCCCGATGGCCTATCTGATCATTGAGCCGGGAGAAACCGTGGGCTGGGTCGGGGACGCAAAGCCCATCCCAAGGCACAAGCCGAAAATAGCAGCAGCCTACGCTTTAGCCGGCCAGTACCTCGGGATGAGACTCGTCTACCTCGAAGCGGGAAGCGGTGCACCTCAGCCAGTTCCGCCCGAGATGATAGGCCTTGTGAAGCGCGTTATTGATGTTCCACTGATAGTGGGCGGCGGTATCAGAACGGAGGAGCAGGCGAGGGCTGCCGTAAAGGCTGGAGCCGATATTATTGTCACGGGGACCGCAATAGAGAAGGCAGGCTCCGTTGAAAAAGCCAGAGAAAAGCTGGAAGAGCTGAACAGGGGCGTTAAGGGATAG
- a CDS encoding type II toxin-antitoxin system VapC family toxin: protein MLEGERGFVIDTNVIIGAFFYNSNHPQLKQRRGILDKCRLVLALSKDKKVAVPRVAVVEVISVAKRLSGDQKFAMRLGNAVENSFEIIGEEKLSDTAKTIASAEAPSGFDTYFLALALERGYSLITRDKPMCAHADSLGVHCLLIDESTGEDDIRKFMGV, encoded by the coding sequence ATGTTAGAGGGAGAAAGAGGGTTCGTTATTGATACAAACGTCATTATAGGAGCCTTTTTTTACAATTCGAATCATCCTCAATTGAAGCAGAGAAGGGGAATTCTTGATAAGTGCCGCCTTGTGCTGGCCCTTTCTAAGGACAAGAAAGTCGCAGTCCCCAGAGTTGCTGTTGTGGAAGTTATTAGTGTTGCCAAAAGACTAAGCGGCGACCAAAAATTCGCAATGAGACTTGGGAATGCCGTTGAGAACTCCTTTGAGATTATTGGTGAAGAGAAATTATCTGACACCGCTAAGACCATAGCGTCTGCCGAGGCTCCCTCTGGATTTGATACTTATTTCCTGGCCCTTGCCCTTGAGAGGGGATACTCTCTAATAACCCGTGATAAACCTATGTGTGCCCATGCTGATAGTCTTGGCGTGCACTGTCTCTTAATTGACGAATCCACGGGTGAAGATGACATCAGAAAGTTTATGGGGGTGTAA
- a CDS encoding GIY-YIG nuclease family protein has translation MKGSYFLVILLENDKVIRTKAREFPLKAGYYVYVGSAMNSLEKRVERHFREDKKLHWHIDYLLKEAELLRAYLIPSEERLEERLSLEVSKFGEPVEGFGAGDVRVSTNLYRFEEEPDKILVGVLTRLGLSWKTVKSAEEILE, from the coding sequence ATGAAGGGTTCCTACTTTCTCGTAATCCTCCTGGAGAACGACAAAGTCATCCGCACTAAAGCCAGGGAGTTTCCCTTAAAGGCGGGCTACTACGTCTACGTCGGCTCCGCTATGAACTCGCTCGAAAAGAGGGTGGAAAGGCACTTCAGAGAGGACAAGAAGCTCCACTGGCACATTGACTACCTCCTCAAAGAGGCGGAACTTTTGAGAGCCTATCTAATTCCGAGCGAAGAAAGACTTGAGGAGAGGCTTTCGCTGGAGGTCTCGAAGTTTGGAGAGCCGGTGGAAGGCTTCGGAGCTGGAGACGTCAGAGTTAGCACAAACCTCTACCGCTTCGAAGAGGAGCCTGACAAAATCCTAGTCGGAGTTCTTACCAGACTTGGCCTCAGCTGGAAAACCGTTAAAAGTGCCGAGGAAATATTGGAATAA
- a CDS encoding M55 family metallopeptidase, translating into MRAFISLDLEGLPHVVSPEHLSVKKALYGEARKIATEVVKITAMTLHELGFEEVVVADSHGPMVNIIPEEMPGFVKLVRGFPRPMSMVAGSKGSDVALFLGYHARSGVGRATFDHTYSGSTIDWITVNGRPVSETLLNAYLLGEWGVPVILVAGDRALLESDVRDALPKTVGVPLKESFSRYSAISPSMEAINKLLIKGTKEAVKRWKEGAIKPLSVEKPVKVGVRFLNSGFADAAELCPLVRRIDGKTVEFETNSVEEAYKMIELLIFAATGVRAVFG; encoded by the coding sequence ATGAGAGCTTTCATATCCCTCGACCTTGAGGGCCTGCCCCACGTCGTCAGTCCCGAACACCTGAGCGTAAAGAAGGCGCTCTATGGCGAAGCTAGGAAAATAGCGACAGAGGTTGTTAAGATCACAGCAATGACACTCCACGAGCTTGGCTTTGAGGAAGTCGTTGTCGCCGACAGTCACGGCCCCATGGTGAACATCATCCCCGAGGAGATGCCCGGCTTTGTGAAGCTCGTTAGAGGCTTCCCGAGGCCGATGAGCATGGTGGCAGGGAGTAAGGGGAGCGACGTTGCACTCTTCTTGGGCTACCATGCCAGGAGTGGAGTGGGGAGGGCGACTTTTGACCACACCTACAGTGGCTCCACAATAGACTGGATAACCGTGAACGGGAGACCCGTCAGCGAGACCCTTCTGAACGCTTACCTGCTCGGAGAATGGGGCGTCCCCGTCATTCTAGTCGCTGGTGATAGGGCACTGCTTGAAAGTGACGTGAGAGATGCACTTCCGAAGACCGTTGGTGTTCCCCTCAAGGAGAGCTTCTCAAGGTACTCCGCGATCAGCCCCTCAATGGAAGCAATAAATAAGCTCCTCATAAAAGGCACAAAAGAGGCTGTAAAGCGCTGGAAAGAAGGAGCTATAAAGCCCCTGAGCGTGGAAAAGCCCGTTAAAGTAGGGGTGCGCTTCCTGAACAGCGGCTTTGCCGACGCAGCCGAGCTTTGCCCCTTGGTCAGAAGAATAGACGGCAAGACTGTCGAATTTGAGACAAACAGCGTGGAAGAGGCCTACAAGATGATAGAACTCCTGATATTTGCCGCAACTGGCGTTAGGGCCGTGTTCGGCTGA
- a CDS encoding AIR synthase family protein, with protein sequence MLPPGKLPPEALERLFTKLGASDPRVLLGPGKGIDFGAVDFGEKALVASTDPITGAVEDIGFYAVHVNANDVAVAGARPKWFLITILLPEGSDERLPERIMDEIDREAKKLGVAIIGGHTEVTPGLDRPIVIGTMLGEVEREKLVRPDGAKPGDAIVMTKWAGLEGTSIIAREKREELIGVFGKDLVERAASLIDYISVVPEAILAADFGVNAMHDPTEGGIANGLYEMADSAGLGFRVFPDKIPIRDETKAICRYYSLNPLALVGSGSLLIAVSRDRAKALVEILLSRGINAAIIGEFLAEEKRVAVVNGEERPFQRPETDELWRIFDE encoded by the coding sequence ATGCTTCCACCAGGAAAACTACCTCCCGAGGCCCTTGAGAGGCTTTTTACCAAACTTGGCGCGAGCGACCCCCGGGTTCTGCTCGGCCCGGGTAAAGGAATAGATTTTGGAGCCGTTGACTTCGGCGAGAAAGCCTTAGTTGCCTCAACCGATCCGATAACTGGGGCGGTCGAGGACATCGGCTTCTACGCGGTTCATGTCAACGCCAATGACGTCGCCGTTGCGGGAGCGAGGCCAAAGTGGTTTTTAATCACGATACTCCTGCCCGAAGGGTCTGACGAGAGACTCCCGGAGAGGATAATGGACGAGATTGACAGAGAGGCAAAGAAGCTCGGTGTAGCGATTATCGGGGGCCACACCGAAGTAACCCCTGGTCTGGATAGGCCAATAGTCATTGGAACAATGCTTGGTGAAGTTGAGAGGGAAAAGCTTGTCAGGCCCGATGGGGCAAAGCCCGGTGACGCGATAGTCATGACGAAGTGGGCCGGGCTGGAGGGGACTTCAATAATAGCCCGCGAGAAGAGGGAAGAGCTAATCGGGGTATTCGGGAAGGACCTAGTTGAGAGGGCAGCCTCGCTTATAGACTACATCAGCGTCGTTCCTGAGGCGATCCTGGCGGCGGACTTTGGTGTCAACGCCATGCACGACCCAACGGAGGGAGGAATAGCCAACGGCCTCTACGAGATGGCGGATTCAGCCGGTTTGGGCTTCAGAGTTTTTCCCGACAAAATTCCTATACGGGATGAGACGAAGGCTATCTGCAGGTACTACAGCCTGAACCCACTAGCTCTCGTCGGTTCTGGTTCCCTCCTTATAGCGGTGAGCAGGGACCGTGCAAAGGCCCTCGTTGAGATACTCCTTTCGAGGGGGATAAACGCGGCCATCATCGGTGAGTTCCTAGCGGAGGAGAAAAGGGTCGCAGTCGTAAACGGGGAAGAAAGGCCCTTCCAGAGGCCAGAAACAGACGAACTTTGGAGAATCTTTGATGAGTAG
- a CDS encoding ribosome biogenesis/translation initiation ATPase RLI yields MPRIAVIDYDKCNPDKCGHFLCERVCPVNRMGGEAIIIDEENYRPIIQEASCTGCGICVHKCPFNAITIVNLPEELEEGCVHRYGINAFVLYRLPVVKEGMVVGVLGPNGTGKTTAVKILSGQLIPNLCGNNDNWDNVIKAFRGNELQNYFEKLKKGEIRPIVKPQYVDLIPKAVKGKVRDLLKKADETGKFDEVVKELELENILDREIQQLSGGELQRVAIAAALLRNAHFYFFDEPSSYLDIRQRLRIAKTIRRLAESGKNVLTVEHDLALLDYMSDIIHVVYGKPGAYGIFSQPKSTRNGINEFLRGYLRDENVRFRPFEITFTKTGERKAQEGEILVQYPRLVKEYENGSFRLEVEGGELYVGEVVGIVGPNGIGKTTFVKMLAGVEKPTEGEVDWSLTVSYKPQYIKTDYEGTVFDLLSKIDASKLMSNFYKTELLNPLGIPDLYDRQVNELSGGELQRVAITACLIRDADIYLIDEPSAHLDVEQRLAVSKAIRSLMAKNEKTALIVEHDVMMVDYLSDRLIVFEGEPGKYGRALPPMGMREGMNRFLANIGITFRRDPDTGRPRANKEGSVKDREQKERGEYYYLSA; encoded by the coding sequence ATGCCAAGGATAGCGGTCATCGATTACGACAAGTGCAATCCGGATAAGTGCGGTCACTTCCTCTGTGAGAGAGTCTGCCCCGTGAACAGGATGGGCGGAGAGGCTATCATAATAGACGAGGAGAACTACCGCCCGATAATTCAGGAGGCGAGCTGTACGGGCTGTGGAATCTGCGTTCACAAGTGCCCGTTCAACGCGATAACGATAGTGAACCTTCCGGAGGAGCTTGAGGAAGGCTGCGTCCACCGCTACGGAATAAACGCCTTCGTCCTCTACCGCTTACCGGTAGTCAAGGAGGGTATGGTCGTCGGTGTCCTCGGTCCAAACGGAACCGGTAAGACGACGGCCGTTAAAATACTCTCGGGCCAGCTCATTCCGAACCTCTGCGGAAACAACGATAACTGGGACAACGTCATAAAGGCATTCCGCGGCAACGAGCTCCAGAACTACTTTGAGAAGCTCAAGAAGGGCGAGATAAGACCTATAGTCAAGCCGCAGTACGTTGACCTCATCCCAAAGGCCGTGAAGGGCAAAGTTAGAGACCTGCTCAAGAAGGCTGACGAGACCGGAAAGTTCGACGAAGTCGTCAAGGAGCTTGAGCTTGAGAATATCTTGGATAGGGAAATCCAGCAGTTATCGGGTGGTGAACTGCAGAGGGTTGCGATAGCAGCGGCCCTTCTCAGGAATGCCCACTTCTACTTCTTCGATGAGCCCTCAAGCTACCTCGACATAAGGCAGAGGCTCAGGATAGCGAAGACTATCAGGAGGCTCGCCGAGAGTGGAAAGAACGTTCTCACAGTCGAGCACGATTTAGCCCTGCTCGACTACATGAGCGACATAATCCACGTCGTCTACGGTAAACCGGGAGCCTACGGTATCTTCTCCCAGCCCAAATCAACGAGAAACGGAATAAATGAGTTCCTTAGGGGCTACCTGAGGGACGAGAACGTCCGCTTCAGGCCCTTCGAGATAACTTTCACCAAGACGGGTGAGAGAAAGGCCCAGGAGGGCGAGATACTCGTCCAGTACCCGAGGCTCGTAAAGGAGTATGAAAACGGCTCCTTCAGGCTTGAGGTCGAGGGAGGAGAGCTCTACGTTGGAGAAGTTGTTGGTATCGTCGGGCCGAACGGTATCGGAAAGACGACCTTCGTGAAGATGCTCGCCGGAGTTGAGAAACCCACAGAGGGAGAAGTTGACTGGTCGCTCACCGTCAGCTACAAGCCCCAGTACATCAAGACGGACTACGAGGGAACTGTCTTCGACCTTCTGAGCAAGATAGACGCCTCGAAGCTCATGAGCAACTTCTACAAGACTGAACTGCTCAACCCGCTCGGTATTCCCGACCTCTACGACAGACAGGTCAACGAGCTCTCCGGTGGCGAGTTGCAGAGAGTAGCCATAACCGCCTGCCTGATCAGGGATGCCGACATTTACCTCATCGACGAGCCTTCAGCCCATCTCGACGTCGAGCAGAGGCTGGCAGTATCAAAGGCCATCCGCTCGCTCATGGCCAAGAACGAGAAGACAGCGCTGATAGTCGAGCACGACGTCATGATGGTGGACTACCTCAGCGACCGCCTCATAGTCTTCGAGGGCGAGCCAGGAAAGTACGGAAGAGCACTCCCGCCGATGGGCATGAGGGAGGGAATGAACCGCTTTTTAGCCAACATCGGGATAACCTTCAGGCGCGACCCCGACACAGGAAGGCCGAGGGCCAACAAAGAGGGCTCAGTTAAGGACAGGGAGCAGAAGGAGAGGGGTGAGTACTACTACCTCTCAGCCTGA
- a CDS encoding antitoxin family protein, whose product MGTVIEAVYDGEKFRPLKKVNLPKGAKVKVIVGETIWDLMESVEGIPVNTDIEEVLDDVRGRKRVRY is encoded by the coding sequence ATGGGGACAGTTATCGAGGCCGTCTATGATGGGGAGAAGTTTAGGCCCCTCAAGAAAGTTAATCTCCCCAAGGGAGCCAAGGTTAAAGTTATTGTTGGAGAAACAATTTGGGACTTAATGGAGAGTGTTGAGGGAATTCCCGTTAACACAGATATCGAGGAAGTGCTGGACGATGTTAGAGGGAGAAAGAGGGTTCGTTATTGA
- a CDS encoding M67 family metallopeptidase — MKLFMTRKDVQRIIELAKKSPIEVCGFLLGRKAGNVLIVEEARKTRNRLNSPVEFEIDPLEIAEVLDEAEKKGLEIVGVFHSHLKCPPIPSEKDLRGMNLWRNVWLIVTPSGEFRAWTLENGEVKEVEVEIR; from the coding sequence ATGAAGCTCTTTATGACTCGAAAGGACGTCCAGAGGATCATTGAACTTGCCAAGAAAAGCCCCATAGAAGTTTGCGGATTCCTCCTTGGCAGAAAAGCAGGGAATGTCCTAATCGTGGAAGAAGCTAGGAAGACCCGAAACAGGCTCAACTCACCGGTGGAATTTGAGATAGATCCCCTTGAAATTGCAGAGGTTCTGGACGAGGCTGAAAAGAAGGGGCTTGAAATCGTTGGAGTATTTCACTCCCACCTTAAGTGCCCGCCAATCCCTTCAGAAAAAGACCTCAGGGGCATGAACCTGTGGCGAAACGTCTGGCTCATAGTGACTCCTTCAGGAGAGTTTCGTGCCTGGACACTTGAAAACGGGGAAGTAAAAGAGGTTGAAGTTGAGATAAGATAG
- a CDS encoding DUF2095 domain-containing protein: MVEDKKREVKKRPVDEFAWQEYDLEEFKRTFPALARELEEEPGLSIDAYRTSEEEALEEEELELQDFSGYNPTIIDFLRRCETDDEALEIINWMEERGEITHEMAKELRIVLAKKGVRAFGPKKEWGWYERHGRH, from the coding sequence ATGGTCGAAGACAAAAAAAGAGAGGTCAAAAAGCGCCCCGTTGATGAGTTCGCGTGGCAGGAATACGACCTTGAAGAATTTAAAAGAACTTTTCCAGCCCTTGCGAGAGAGCTTGAGGAGGAACCTGGCCTGAGCATAGACGCCTACAGGACTTCCGAGGAGGAAGCCCTCGAAGAGGAAGAGCTTGAACTCCAGGACTTCTCCGGCTACAACCCGACGATAATCGACTTCCTGAGGCGGTGCGAAACCGACGATGAGGCTCTGGAGATAATCAACTGGATGGAGGAAAGAGGCGAGATAACCCACGAGATGGCGAAGGAGCTTAGGATAGTCCTGGCCAAAAAGGGAGTAAGGGCCTTCGGGCCGAAAAAGGAGTGGGGCTGGTACGAGAGACACGGCAGGCATTGA
- a CDS encoding CBS domain-containing protein — translation MDLRAPIRVYMTKKLIGVKPDDTVKRAGEVMVEFDIGSLVVVDENGDVVGFLTKGDIIRRMVIPGLPNTTPVKEIMTKDLVTVPSTAPLGEVLDLLSKKGIKHVLVEEEGKIVGIFSISDLLEASRRRLETAIAAE, via the coding sequence GTGGACCTTAGGGCGCCCATACGGGTGTATATGACTAAAAAGCTGATTGGAGTGAAGCCCGACGACACGGTGAAGAGGGCAGGGGAGGTAATGGTCGAGTTCGACATAGGCTCCCTCGTGGTCGTTGATGAAAACGGCGACGTCGTGGGCTTCCTGACAAAGGGAGACATCATAAGGCGGATGGTCATTCCCGGCCTGCCAAACACCACTCCCGTGAAGGAGATAATGACGAAAGACCTCGTAACCGTGCCCTCAACGGCCCCGCTGGGGGAAGTCCTCGATCTGCTCTCAAAGAAGGGCATCAAGCACGTCCTCGTGGAGGAGGAAGGAAAAATAGTGGGCATATTCTCGATAAGCGACCTCCTTGAGGCGAGCAGGAGAAGGCTTGAAACGGCCATAGCCGCGGAGTGA